From Mucilaginibacter rubeus, a single genomic window includes:
- a CDS encoding DUF4136 domain-containing protein, with product MKKTINTGLVLLLVATLSACSSYNYYTAARNKTDLSAYRTFAWLPPATMTNKAGAVVKKEVADERVKDAAISALENKGLKFQESNPDLMVSYTTVTGRGMKTEFYYPAYYGGYPGFGLGFGWGWGGGWGYRPFYGYGGWGWGYPYGYGYGYGGGGYARVPYKEGTLIIDIMDARSRKLVWRGFGVGELHNPQRTVKELPKVVNGIIEQLNLNQVQQPQVPMRKA from the coding sequence ATGAAAAAAACTATTAATACAGGGCTGGTGTTACTGCTGGTGGCCACTCTGTCTGCATGCAGCAGCTACAATTATTACACCGCAGCCCGAAACAAAACAGATTTATCCGCTTACCGTACATTTGCCTGGCTACCTCCTGCAACCATGACCAATAAAGCCGGCGCAGTTGTAAAAAAGGAAGTGGCTGATGAAAGAGTTAAGGATGCGGCTATTTCTGCATTGGAAAACAAAGGATTGAAATTTCAGGAAAGCAACCCCGATTTAATGGTGAGTTATACTACCGTTACCGGCAGGGGAATGAAAACTGAGTTTTATTATCCAGCCTACTATGGCGGCTATCCTGGTTTTGGCTTAGGATTTGGCTGGGGTTGGGGCGGCGGCTGGGGCTATCGTCCGTTTTATGGTTACGGTGGCTGGGGCTGGGGCTATCCTTATGGTTACGGCTATGGCTACGGTGGTGGTGGCTATGCCCGGGTGCCTTACAAAGAAGGTACGCTAATCATTGACATTATGGATGCCAGATCGCGCAAATTAGTATGGCGCGGCTTTGGTGTAGGCGAACTACACAATCCGCAAAGAACCGTAAAGGAATTACCAAAAGTGGTTAACGGTATCATCGAACAACTGAACCTTAACCAGGTACAGCAACCCCAGGTACCAATGAGAAAGGCTTAA
- a CDS encoding Maf family protein, with protein MQKIPHVILASKSPRRQELLRLMDIDFRVVLKDVDESFPEGLTPPEVALHIARKKAEAFDETVGDEVVLTADTIVCIDGLILGKPETREHAIEMLQRLSGRVHQVITGVCLLYKGRYNNFYDLTEVFFRKLSDAEISNYVDKYQPLDKAGSYGIQELIGLIGIERIDGSYTNVVGLPTEKVYAQLIALNK; from the coding sequence ATGCAAAAAATCCCACACGTAATTCTCGCATCAAAATCACCAAGGCGGCAGGAGCTGCTCAGGCTTATGGATATTGATTTTAGGGTTGTACTTAAAGATGTTGATGAATCCTTTCCCGAAGGATTGACCCCGCCTGAAGTTGCCTTGCATATCGCCCGTAAAAAAGCTGAAGCCTTTGATGAAACGGTAGGGGATGAGGTTGTGCTTACCGCCGATACCATAGTTTGTATTGATGGGTTGATATTGGGCAAGCCCGAAACCCGTGAGCATGCTATTGAAATGCTGCAAAGATTATCTGGCAGGGTGCACCAGGTTATTACCGGTGTATGCTTGCTGTATAAAGGGCGGTATAATAATTTTTACGACCTTACCGAAGTATTCTTCCGCAAGCTTTCGGATGCTGAGATCAGCAATTATGTAGATAAGTATCAGCCGCTCGATAAAGCCGGATCATACGGTATCCAGGAGTTAATTGGCCTGATAGGTATTGAACGCATAGATGGCTCATACACCAATGTTGTTGGTTTGCCTACCGAGAAGGTTTATGCCCAACTGATCGCGTTAAATAAATAA
- a CDS encoding KdsC family phosphatase codes for MESFLNKLKDITTLIFDVDGVLTDGSVFVTDTGEQSRAFNIKDGYALQLAVKCGYNVCAISGSRSKSAMYRLNSLGIQDVYMGTHTKSQRFKIYLEEKSIIATNVLYMGDDIPDLEVMKLAGLPVCPADAVEEIKAVSAYVSPYGGGKGCARDIIEKVLKVQDKWMSKQAYSW; via the coding sequence ATGGAATCATTCCTGAATAAATTAAAAGATATTACTACGCTCATTTTTGATGTGGATGGCGTTTTAACCGACGGCTCTGTTTTTGTGACAGATACAGGCGAGCAAAGCCGCGCGTTTAACATTAAAGATGGCTATGCGCTGCAATTGGCTGTTAAATGTGGTTATAATGTTTGTGCCATATCGGGCAGCCGCTCAAAAAGTGCTATGTACCGTTTAAATAGCCTGGGGATACAGGATGTTTATATGGGTACGCATACTAAATCTCAACGGTTTAAGATCTATCTTGAAGAAAAAAGTATCATAGCTACAAATGTACTGTACATGGGCGATGATATTCCTGACCTTGAAGTAATGAAACTTGCCGGCCTGCCGGTTTGCCCTGCCGATGCCGTTGAAGAGATCAAAGCCGTTAGTGCCTACGTATCACCGTATGGTGGTGGTAAAGGTTGCGCCCGCGATATCATCGAAAAAGTGCTCAAAGTCCAGGATAAATGGATGAGCAAGCAGGCCTATAGCTGGTAG
- the iscX gene encoding Fe-S cluster assembly protein IscX has protein sequence MSDNKFALPIHWNDYEDIAIELYEKFGDDFDESRIYRIRFTELLEWVLSLPNFAGTRAESNEGHLEQIQSAWVYEWRDNQ, from the coding sequence ATGAGCGACAATAAATTTGCCTTGCCAATTCATTGGAATGATTATGAAGATATTGCTATTGAACTTTATGAAAAGTTTGGTGACGATTTTGACGAATCAAGAATATACCGGATCCGTTTTACCGAACTGCTGGAGTGGGTATTGAGCCTTCCTAATTTTGCCGGTACACGTGCCGAATCAAACGAAGGCCACCTTGAGCAGATCCAGTCGGCCTGGGTATACGAGTGGCGTGATAATCAGTAA
- a CDS encoding 2Fe-2S iron-sulfur cluster-binding protein: protein MNIYKIKVNFEEKGHESVELPIAEGESVLDVCLENGIELQHNCGGVCGCSTCHVYVNKGMDNIQEISDKEEDFIDRAVNPRINSRLGCQCVIVDGDIEVTLPDQSQFLGH from the coding sequence ATGAACATTTATAAAATAAAGGTCAATTTCGAGGAAAAAGGGCACGAAAGCGTTGAGTTGCCTATTGCCGAGGGTGAATCTGTATTAGACGTATGCCTGGAGAATGGCATAGAACTACAGCACAATTGCGGTGGTGTTTGCGGATGCAGCACCTGCCATGTTTACGTAAACAAAGGGATGGATAACATCCAGGAGATATCCGATAAAGAAGAGGATTTTATTGACAGGGCTGTTAATCCGCGTATCAACTCGCGTTTGGGCTGCCAGTGTGTGATTGTTGATGGCGACATTGAAGTTACCCTGCCTGATCAATCGCAGTTTTTAGGCCACTAA
- a CDS encoding Rossmann-like and DUF2520 domain-containing protein, giving the protein MNITIIGSGNVATHMAAAFKNAGHRIVQVYSRDIQHAALLAYHVGAEAIDNLADINPDTGLFVVSVKDDAIATIAEALSAHQKLIVHTSGSTDLSTLLAFTPNAGVFYPLQTFSKIKELDFRSVPLCLEADNDSILADLKQLAFTVSNKVYTVSSAQRRILHLAAVFACNFPNYLYGVAQDLLAQNQLEFDLLRPLILETAQKVLEQEPRNVQTGPAVRNDEGTMAAHMQLLSDMPMLQEVYTLLSQGIIKNNKGLTADE; this is encoded by the coding sequence ATGAACATTACTATAATTGGCTCCGGCAACGTTGCTACACACATGGCAGCCGCGTTTAAAAATGCCGGGCACCGCATTGTTCAGGTTTATAGCCGCGATATCCAACACGCTGCATTACTGGCTTATCACGTTGGTGCCGAAGCCATAGATAATCTTGCCGATATCAATCCGGACACGGGATTATTTGTTGTTTCGGTTAAGGATGATGCCATAGCAACAATTGCTGAAGCATTGTCGGCGCATCAAAAATTGATAGTACATACCTCCGGTTCAACCGATTTGAGCACTTTACTGGCTTTTACGCCCAATGCAGGCGTTTTTTACCCGCTGCAAACCTTTAGCAAGATAAAGGAGCTTGATTTCAGATCTGTCCCGCTCTGTCTTGAAGCGGACAACGATAGTATTCTCGCAGATTTAAAGCAGCTTGCATTTACCGTTAGTAATAAAGTATACACAGTAAGCTCTGCTCAGCGCAGGATATTACATTTGGCGGCGGTGTTTGCTTGTAATTTCCCTAACTATTTGTATGGAGTAGCCCAGGACTTGCTGGCGCAGAATCAATTGGAATTTGATCTGCTGCGTCCGCTGATTTTGGAAACGGCACAGAAGGTGCTTGAGCAGGAACCGCGCAATGTGCAAACCGGTCCGGCAGTGCGGAATGATGAGGGTACAATGGCCGCTCATATGCAGTTGTTAAGCGATATGCCTATGTTACAGGAAGTTTATACTTTATTAAGTCAGGGCATTATCAAAAACAATAAAGGGCTTACGGCAGACGAGTAA
- a CDS encoding alpha/beta fold hydrolase: MKILKVSIIIVIFLVGAASLILYGFYRYNNKETKTLTNAERKNISGSFIKLSQGVTHYQLEGPDSAEVVMLVHGFSVPYYIWDPTYDFLIKKGYRVLRYDMYGRGYSDRPDATYNQEFYNTQLLDLIKQLKLTGKINLAGVSFGGAVVTNFTCAHPELINKIILVDPVYEQKKPTAPQYFTLYNEAVNSDERANGQTSDFLYPKTHPGWTKLYLPQMTYKGFRNALVSTMYNYNQNGKQSNICLNSTGKNVLLIWGKADKTVLPRFADSIRSVLKTDFFPVDGAAHLPMIEKADTVNAKILSFLKR, encoded by the coding sequence ATGAAAATACTTAAAGTAAGCATCATTATTGTGATATTTCTTGTCGGGGCCGCGTCATTAATACTATACGGCTTCTACAGATATAACAATAAAGAAACCAAAACCTTAACCAATGCCGAGCGCAAAAACATTTCAGGAAGCTTCATCAAACTAAGCCAGGGGGTAACTCATTACCAGCTTGAAGGGCCGGACAGTGCCGAAGTAGTTATGCTTGTCCATGGATTCAGCGTGCCTTATTATATCTGGGATCCTACCTATGACTTTCTGATAAAAAAAGGTTACCGGGTATTACGATATGATATGTATGGTCGCGGCTATTCGGACAGGCCCGATGCCACTTACAACCAGGAATTTTACAACACGCAGTTGCTTGATTTAATTAAACAACTTAAGTTAACAGGAAAAATAAATTTAGCGGGCGTATCGTTCGGTGGAGCAGTAGTAACTAACTTTACCTGCGCCCACCCCGAGCTCATCAACAAGATAATCCTTGTCGACCCGGTATACGAGCAAAAAAAACCTACAGCACCACAGTATTTTACATTGTATAATGAAGCCGTAAATTCTGATGAACGCGCAAACGGGCAAACCTCCGATTTCCTTTATCCAAAAACTCATCCGGGATGGACAAAACTATACTTACCCCAAATGACTTATAAGGGCTTCAGGAACGCGCTGGTTTCAACCATGTATAACTATAACCAAAACGGTAAACAAAGCAACATCTGCCTAAACAGCACGGGTAAAAACGTTTTGCTGATATGGGGCAAAGCTGACAAAACAGTATTACCGCGTTTCGCCGATTCTATCCGCAGCGTACTAAAGACCGACTTCTTTCCTGTTGATGGCGCGGCACATTTACCTATGATTGAAAAAGCCGATACGGTAAATGCTAAGATACTTTCGTTTTTGAAGAGGTAG
- a CDS encoding phytanoyl-CoA dioxygenase family protein: MDITRHQYEIAQHGFSVVEHIYTDAEVNEIISSIEHANKTGPLFRQTDDLFAIRQFLKAVPEISPLIFTDKLKTCLRQLFGDGYFAVKSIYFDKPEASNWFVAWHQDLTISVDKRVNIAGYGPWTVKHNQFAVQPPLSILQDNFTIRIHLDDTDEGNGALKVLPGSHLKEVYRPENIDWQQETEVSCNVQAGGIMVMRPLLMHASNRTTKKKEG; this comes from the coding sequence ATGGATATTACCAGGCATCAGTATGAAATTGCTCAACACGGTTTTTCTGTTGTTGAACATATTTATACTGATGCTGAAGTAAACGAAATCATCTCCAGTATTGAGCATGCAAATAAGACTGGTCCGCTGTTCAGGCAAACTGACGATTTGTTTGCCATAAGGCAGTTTTTAAAAGCTGTACCCGAAATATCCCCACTGATTTTTACGGATAAATTAAAGACCTGCTTACGGCAGTTGTTTGGCGACGGATATTTCGCTGTTAAATCCATTTATTTTGATAAACCCGAAGCATCTAACTGGTTTGTGGCCTGGCATCAGGATTTAACCATTTCGGTTGATAAAAGAGTTAACATTGCCGGTTACGGTCCGTGGACGGTTAAGCATAACCAGTTTGCAGTGCAGCCGCCATTAAGTATCCTACAGGATAATTTTACCATCCGCATTCACCTGGATGATACCGACGAAGGCAACGGCGCCTTGAAGGTGTTACCGGGTTCACATCTTAAGGAAGTCTATCGTCCCGAAAATATCGACTGGCAGCAGGAAACTGAAGTAAGCTGCAACGTACAAGCAGGCGGTATCATGGTCATGCGACCGCTGCTTATGCACGCCTCAAACCGTACTACTAAAAAAAAAGAAGGGTAA